The genomic stretch CTCATGCCCTATGCATTCGAGCGCGATTCAATTCGCGGGATGGGCGGCGAGTTCGTTATCGGCGACTGCCACACGGAGGACGACGTGCTCGCTCAGGCCGGCGCCGCGGAGATCATGATGCTTTCGTGGAAGTCGCTTCTGACGCCGCGGGTGCTGGACGGTCTGCCCAATGTCCGGCTGATCATTCGCTGGGGCGTCGGCTACGATATGATCGACGTCGGCGCGGCGACCGCGCGCGGCATCGCCGTGGCCAACACGCCCACCTACGCCACCGAAGAAGTGGCCGAGGAGACGATCGCGTTCCTGATGAATGGCGGACGGCGGGTCATGTGGTTTCACGAGCGGATGCGCGCAGGGCAGTGGCCGAATGCGATGACCAACCCGATCTACCGCATCCGAGGCCGCACGCTCGGCATCATCGGCCTGGGGCGCATCGGCTCGGCGGTCGCCTGGCGCGCGCGCGGGCTGGGCCTGCGCGTTATCGCCTACGACCGCTACGTCAGCGACGATGTCATCCGCTCCAAACAAGTCGAGCCGCGCACGTTCGAGCAAGTGCTGGCCGAGTCGGACTTTGTTTCAGTGCATGTGCCGCTGAAGGCCGACACGCGCCACCTGATGGACGCAGCCGCTTTTGCCGGCATGAAGCGCGGCGTCTTCTTCATCAACACCAGCCGCGGACCGGTGGTCGACGAGCCGGCGCTGGTTGCCGCGCTGCAGAGCGGCCAGGTCGCCGGCGCGGGGATCGACGTGTTCGAGACGGAACCGCTGCCCGTCGACGCGCCACTCCGCACGATGGAACACGCCGTGTTGCTGCCGCACAAGGCCGCCTACTCCGTGGAAAGCTGGCAAGCATTGCGGCAAGAGGCATGCGACACGGTCGGCAACTGGATACGCGACGGCTGGGCGACCAACGTCGTCAACCCCGAGGTGCGCCAATCGCTGCGTGCGCGGCGGAACGGCGGATGATCCGTGCCGGGCGAAAGCGGCTTCCAGACCCGGCGGGGCCGGCACGTATGAAGCAGAAGATCGATCAATGCCGTCACAGGGTTACCGCAACGGTAAGGTGAAGGAGACTCCATGACGAACGAGCCCGGCATAGGCATCGTAGGTTCCGGCCTGATGGCTCGCACGTACGCCGAGACGCTGGCGAAATACGTGCGCGGCTGCCGCTTTGTCGCGCTGGCCGTCGGCTCACGCGCGCCGCGGTTGGCGGCCGATTACGGCGTGGCATGCGAGCCGTCGCTCGATGCGCTGGTCGCCCGCGCCGATATTGACGGGTTGATCGTCACGACACCGGAGATGCCGCGCATCGAGCAGGTGCGCAGCGCGGCGGCGGCGGGCAAGCACCTGCTGCTCGAAAAGCCGATGGCGGCCAGCGTGGCCGAGTGCGACACGCTGATCGACATCTGCCAGCGGGCCGGCGTGATGCTGATGCAGGTGCAGAGCCAGCGCTTCCGCGCCATCCACCAGCGCATGCACCAACTGCTGAGCGAGGGCGCCATCGGGCAAGTTCGACAGATGCGCATCGTGTCGATGCTGGAGGAGCAATGGTCGAAGGCAGCGGTGGCCGACCGCCCGTTTTACCGCGACCCGCAGGGCGGCGGGCTGATGATGAGCCAGCTCGTTCACAACCTCGACATGCTGCGCTGGGTGGTCGGCGCGGAGGCGACCCGCGTTTTCGCCTGCGGCGGCTCGTTTGGCTCGCACGGCATCCCGGACATGAGCATCCAGGCGCAGATCAGCTTCGCCGGCGGCGCCAGCGGCCAGCTCTGGGTCTGCATGGAAACACCGGGTGTCGTCTTTCCGCAGAACACGTTCCGCACACAGGTGATCGGCGAGCGCGGCCTGCTCGACTTTGACGGCTACACGCATCTCGACGTGGGGACGCCCGACGGGAAATGGCAGCGCGTGATGGAGCAGGAGCCGTTCAACACGCTCGACCCGAAGGACCCGGTGCGCTTGCGGTCGTTCAGCGCGCAAAACCAGGAGTTCGTGGACGCGATTCGCGAGAAGCGGCAGCCCGCCGTCACGGCAGCCGACGGGCGGGCCGCCGTCGAGTTGGCGCAGGCCGTTCTGCAATCGGTCCACAGCGGCGTCGCGGTCGATCTGCCGCTGTAGCGGCCTGCGGCTCTCCCGCATGATCCGGCGCGTCACAGCTCTGCGGTGCGCAGCGAACGCAACTTCGATCAGGCTTGGTTAGTGGCTGAACACAAAGTGGGACAACTCGCAAGCCACGCGCGCGACCCAGCGGCCCGACGGAAAGCAGTTGGTTTCGGCCTCGGTCATAGCGCCTTCCGGGTGCCAAGCCAGCACCCCAATGAATTTGCTTATCTTGTCTCTTCTCATGCTGAATGCCGTTCCACTCTGACGCGTTCATCCATTCCCGTAAAGAGCAGCGCCGCACCTTAATCTCAGGGCGGCGCACAACCACAGATGCCCCAAAATTCATATCGGGGCGATTCATGCGTCACGTTCCCAATTCCGGCTACAACTATTTTGGCTGACAGATTGGCGAAGTCAATCACTCCCGCGAAACTGCTATTTGTAAACCATATCATTTTTGCTACACTACAGCCGCGAACTCGAGGCCCCAAGCCGCGAAGGCAGGCTAAACGAGGAGGTAAGCGTTTGAGTCTGTTGACCGCGAGCAGGGATTCGAAGCCGCACTTGTCCGGATAGACAAGGGCTACAATATCTGGGACTGAACTTTCAGCGTGACGAAGGAGACGATGGGATGGAACTACGGCTGGACGGACAAATCGCGTTGGTGACTGGCTCGAGCATGGGCATCGGTATGGCGATCGCTCGTGTGTACGGGCACGCCGGTGCGCGGGTGGTTGTCAACAGCCGCGACGACGGTCGCGCCCGCGCCGCCGCCGCGGCGCTGAAGGCGGAGGGCATCGACACGTTTCCCGTGGCGGCCGACGTGTCCAAGCCGGACGATGTCGCGCACCTGTTTGACGCGGTCGACCGGCACTGGGGCCCGCTCGATGTGCTTGTCAATAACGCGGGCGCCAATGCCATCGCGCCGTCCGAGCAGCTGCCCCTCGCGGACTGGCAGCGTACGCTTGACCTGAATCTGACCGGCGCCTTCCTCTGTGCGCAGGCGGCCGCCCAGCGCATGCTGCCGCGCGGCACGGGGGTCATCATCAACATATCGTCGATCCTCGGCGAGACCGGCCTCCAGCAGCGCGCAGCGTATGTGAGCTCCAAACATGGTCTCAATGGGTTGACGAAGGTACTGGCGGTCGAGTGGGCGGCGCGCGGCATCCGGGTACATGCCATCAATCCCGCGTATATCGCCACTGCCCTGGACATCGGCGACCAGGTGAGCGGCGGCTACACGAAGGCCGATATCGAACGTCGCACGCCCATGGGTCGCTATGGCACGGTGGACGAGGTTGCCAATACGGCGCTGTTCCTGGCCAGCAACGCGAGCTCCTACTTGACCGGAGGCCGGATCGACGTCGACGGCGGGTGGCTCGCTTACGGTGGATGGTAGCGCGGCGCAGACCGCACGCATTGCAACCCGGTATGCAAAGCAGGGCTGCCTGACTTCACGCAGCGACACTGCTGCGCGTCAAGATGATCGGACGCGTCGGGGCCGGCCGGCTGCCGCGCGGCCGGTGCGCTTGGTGCTGCGTGACGATGCTCTGCCACGGCAGACCCTGTTGCGGCGTCCTGCGCCGTGCCCAAGTAGTGTCTCGGAATCACATCCTTGTCTTCGGAGGTTGCCGTGTCTGCAATGCCCGAAACGCCATTTTTCGAAACGCGCCGTATTGGCGATGCGGTCGTCAGCGCGATCTCGGAGGGAGTCCTGCCGTGGGCGCTCGAGTTGCAGGCGCCCGAAGCCGAATGGCGTCGTGCGATGCCGGAGGCTGATGCGCAGGGCGTGGTGCCGCTTGGGCTGGTTTTGGCGCATATCCGCCTCGGCGCTGCGTCCATTCTGATTGATCCCGGCTTCGATCCGCCGGGTTCGCCGCACGACGCAGCGTGGCCCGGCCTGGTCCGCTCGCCGGGCTTGCCAGCCGCGCTCAGCGCGCTCGGCATCGCGCCGGCCGCCATCACTCACGTGCTGATTAGCCACACGCACTCCGATCATTATGCCGGCGTGACGACGGAACAGAACGGAGCGCGCGTGCCCCGCTATCCGCACGCGCGCGTCTTTGTAGGTCGCGCCGATTGGGAGCTCAACCCGCAACGCGCCGATCGGAGTTCGCTGCTGGCGACGCACCTGGGCACGCTCGCGCGGCTCGGGCTTCTGGAGTTAGTGGACGGAGACCGGGAGGTCGTGCCGGGCGTCAGCATGTTGGCTGCGCCGGGCGAATCAGCCGGCCACTGCGTCGTGCGCGTGCGCTCAAGCAGCCGCACATTCTTTTACCTTGGCGACCTCGTGCATCACGGGTGTGAGATCGCGCACCTGGACTGGGTCCCCGCGCGACGTAATGCGGCCAGCTTGCTGGAATCGCGTAAGCGCATACTGGCTGAGGCGGCGGCGAGCAACGCAACCGTGATTTACTCGCACGAACCGTTCCCGCCGTGGGGCCGGGTGGTCCGCGAGGGTAGCGGCTATCGCTGGCAACGCGAATAGACCACGCACATAGCGTTTTGGGCGATGATGCCGAAAGATCAAGCGGGCATAGCGTTGGCGCGGTCGCCTTTCCGTTGTCTAGCGCGGCATCATCAGCGCCGGCGGGCCGGACGGGCGGCGCGGTTTCCGCAAGCGCCGGAACAGCGTAAACACGCCGAGCAGCCCGGCTAACAAGCAGGCCAGCAGAGCACCCAGGCTGAGCAGCGACGTGGTGGTGTCCGCATGCGGCACCGCCGGCCTGGACACCTGGTTGCCGTACAGGTCGCGCGCCGCGATCATGCAGGTCACGCTGATCCGGTAGAGCTTGTGGCTCAAGAGCTGCTGATCGCACGAGAGCGCACTGGCGCTCTACGATCTGTCGGATGCGCACCCCGCCACGATCCACCTCACCGTGCCACGCACGACCTCGCGCTGCCATCCCGGACTGCGGCTACATACCCGTTGCCTGAGTGCAGACGAAGTGACCCAACGTGCCGGACTACCTGTCACGACCGTAGTGCGCACGATCGCCGATCTCACTATTGGGCATCGCCCTGATGAGTTGGTCCGTCAATCTGTCCAAGAGGCGCTACAGCAAGGACTCGTGACCCGCCGCGCGCTCAGCACCTATGCAGCCAAGCGCAGTGGAAAGTTCGCCCAGCTCGTCGCTGAGATCGTTCAGCTGATCCCCTTCCATCTTGTCTATCCAGCTATCGTCTCCAAAGCCGCGATACTCGCCAATTTCCGAGTCATATCCAGCGCCGTACTCTACGTAGACATCGTTGGCGATATCGTCATGCAAGGTCTGGATCGCATCCATCAATTCATTGGCATCAGCCAAGCCCTGTGCCTCCGCAACCAGCGGGCGCGGTCCCTGGCTGAGTAGCAGGCGAAAGCGTGCCTGCTGTTTCTCGTCCAGGTCCGCAAGGAAATCTCGCAACAGTGCGATAAGTTCTTCCTGGCTGAAATGGCGCAACTGCGCGGCGATGTCTTCGAGAAGCTTATTGCCTGCGATCTCGTGTTGCACAGCGGGCTTTCTGTGTTTGGGCATTCGCCTCAGTCCTATCTCTTCACCCAACTGCGACCATCTGATCTCCGTTGATCGCGACCGTCTCTTGCTACGCATTGTACACCAACGCCAAAATCAAACACCGCCTTGGGGCAATCGCGGTGTTGATATGACAAGACTCCTCCTATCAAAGGACAACTCTACCGGTTGCTCTGCGTCTTGCTCCGCACGCTCTGCATCGTCCGCTCGACATAGCCGCCGAAGCGCTCTTCGCGAAAAGGGTCACCGTGATGCCGTGTCCGGTAACGCTACGAATTATGAGGAGTCTCTGCAGCAACTCTCCGATGCACTGGATTTGCTAACGGGGTAACCGGGGGAGCTGCACCTACACTGTCGACCGGTGGTGTTGTATCAGGGCATGTGGGATAACTGGGCGACGAGCATACCGCGCGTTTTGGCACTCGCACGGGCGATGCTAGGATGCAAATGATTGCTCGGTGACTCTCGCGTGTGGGTGCAGGCCATGTTTCTGCTCTGCTTGCCTGGTGAAGCGCGGTTTGCGAGAGACCACGCTGTGTGTGCGCCATCAGTCGCGCAGGCGTGTCTAAGGGCGACCGCTCGACGACGGCCCGTTGTTGCCCGGCGGCGTGCGCGTGGCTTGCGGCGGGACATTGTTCTGGCCGGGGGGCGTCAGCGGCCGATTGCCGTTGTTGCCCGGCGGCGTGCGCGTGGCTTGCGGCGGGATGTTGTTCTGGCCGGGCGGCGTCAGCGGCCGATTGCCGTTGTTGCCCGGCGGCGTGCGCGTGGCTTGCGGCGGGATGTTGTTCTGGCCGGGCGGCGTCAGCGGCGGATTGCCGTTGTTGCCCGGCGGCGTGTGCGTGGTTTGCGGCCCCGGGTTGCTGTTAGCCGGCGGTGTGCGTGTTGACAGGGGCACATCGATCGGACTCGTCGCTATGGCGGTCGGAGACGGTGCTGGTGTCGTGCCAGCGTCGTCCGGCCGCCCCGGAGC from Chloroflexota bacterium encodes the following:
- a CDS encoding C-terminal binding protein, producing MTLQAFQVDPIPSLMPYAFERDSIRGMGGEFVIGDCHTEDDVLAQAGAAEIMMLSWKSLLTPRVLDGLPNVRLIIRWGVGYDMIDVGAATARGIAVANTPTYATEEVAEETIAFLMNGGRRVMWFHERMRAGQWPNAMTNPIYRIRGRTLGIIGLGRIGSAVAWRARGLGLRVIAYDRYVSDDVIRSKQVEPRTFEQVLAESDFVSVHVPLKADTRHLMDAAAFAGMKRGVFFINTSRGPVVDEPALVAALQSGQVAGAGIDVFETEPLPVDAPLRTMEHAVLLPHKAAYSVESWQALRQEACDTVGNWIRDGWATNVVNPEVRQSLRARRNGG
- a CDS encoding Gfo/Idh/MocA family oxidoreductase, encoding MTNEPGIGIVGSGLMARTYAETLAKYVRGCRFVALAVGSRAPRLAADYGVACEPSLDALVARADIDGLIVTTPEMPRIEQVRSAAAAGKHLLLEKPMAASVAECDTLIDICQRAGVMLMQVQSQRFRAIHQRMHQLLSEGAIGQVRQMRIVSMLEEQWSKAAVADRPFYRDPQGGGLMMSQLVHNLDMLRWVVGAEATRVFACGGSFGSHGIPDMSIQAQISFAGGASGQLWVCMETPGVVFPQNTFRTQVIGERGLLDFDGYTHLDVGTPDGKWQRVMEQEPFNTLDPKDPVRLRSFSAQNQEFVDAIREKRQPAVTAADGRAAVELAQAVLQSVHSGVAVDLPL
- a CDS encoding SDR family oxidoreductase is translated as MELRLDGQIALVTGSSMGIGMAIARVYGHAGARVVVNSRDDGRARAAAAALKAEGIDTFPVAADVSKPDDVAHLFDAVDRHWGPLDVLVNNAGANAIAPSEQLPLADWQRTLDLNLTGAFLCAQAAAQRMLPRGTGVIINISSILGETGLQQRAAYVSSKHGLNGLTKVLAVEWAARGIRVHAINPAYIATALDIGDQVSGGYTKADIERRTPMGRYGTVDEVANTALFLASNASSYLTGGRIDVDGGWLAYGGW
- a CDS encoding MBL fold metallo-hydrolase, which translates into the protein MSAMPETPFFETRRIGDAVVSAISEGVLPWALELQAPEAEWRRAMPEADAQGVVPLGLVLAHIRLGAASILIDPGFDPPGSPHDAAWPGLVRSPGLPAALSALGIAPAAITHVLISHTHSDHYAGVTTEQNGARVPRYPHARVFVGRADWELNPQRADRSSLLATHLGTLARLGLLELVDGDREVVPGVSMLAAPGESAGHCVVRVRSSSRTFFYLGDLVHHGCEIAHLDWVPARRNAASLLESRKRILAEAAASNATVIYSHEPFPPWGRVVREGSGYRWQRE